A region from the Dethiosulfovibrio faecalis genome encodes:
- a CDS encoding pentapeptide repeat-containing protein, with amino-acid sequence MLAQAVERAREMDDYIGEATFEGENLENLDLSGLRIESVRLTNCTFSGCDMENIGFYDVELKNCDLSNCKLARSYWKNAKVTDCKALGSSFDRSSFKGLSLTGGIFSYSNYVETFWENCTVKECDFKDAFFSEVRFKKVALSRVNFSGVSFFKTALKNLDLSDCSIDGIAFSDTFAELRGAKISALQAVDLAVRLGIKIV; translated from the coding sequence ATGCTGGCACAAGCCGTAGAACGGGCTAGAGAGATGGACGACTACATAGGAGAGGCGACCTTCGAGGGTGAAAACCTGGAAAATCTGGATCTCTCGGGACTGCGTATAGAGTCGGTCCGTCTGACCAACTGCACCTTCTCGGGCTGCGACATGGAGAACATCGGCTTCTACGACGTGGAGCTCAAAAACTGCGACCTATCCAACTGCAAACTGGCCAGAAGCTACTGGAAAAACGCCAAAGTGACCGACTGCAAGGCCCTTGGCAGCTCCTTCGACAGAAGCTCCTTCAAAGGATTATCCCTGACCGGAGGTATCTTCAGCTACTCCAACTACGTGGAGACCTTCTGGGAAAACTGTACCGTAAAGGAATGCGACTTCAAAGACGCCTTCTTTTCAGAGGTCAGATTCAAAAAGGTCGCCCTGTCCAGGGTGAACTTCTCCGGGGTCAGCTTCTTCAAGACGGCCCTTAAAAACCTGGACCTCTCGGACTGCTCCATAGACGGAATAGCGTTTTCCGACACCTTCGCGGAGCTCCGGGGAGCCAAGATCAGCGCCCTGCAGGCGGTGGACCTGGCAGTAAGACTGGGGATAAAGATCGTCTAG
- the panD gene encoding aspartate 1-decarboxylase — MQVFLQMLKCKLHGAIVTEANLEYQGSISIDRDLIDQAGFLIGEKVLVADMASGSRFETYVIEAPRGSGEICLNGAAARLGTVGDRVIVMAWCLMDAEEAASHRAKVVKIGPDGAVERVFDMDRGDGNEV; from the coding sequence ATGCAAGTGTTTTTACAGATGTTGAAGTGCAAGCTCCACGGGGCGATAGTGACCGAGGCCAACCTGGAATACCAGGGAAGCATATCCATAGACAGAGACCTCATAGACCAGGCGGGGTTTCTGATCGGAGAGAAGGTCCTGGTGGCGGACATGGCCTCGGGCAGCCGTTTCGAGACCTACGTCATAGAGGCCCCCAGGGGAAGCGGCGAGATCTGCCTGAACGGGGCGGCTGCACGGCTGGGCACGGTGGGAGACCGAGTCATAGTGATGGCATGGTGCCTCATGGACGCAGAGGAGGCGGCTTCCCACAGGGCCAAGGTCGTCAAGATCGGTCCGGACGGAGCGGTAGAGAGGGTCTTCGATATGGACAGAGGGGACGGGAACGAAGTCTAG